In Gordonia sp. SL306, the genomic window GGTGTTCTTCGACGACGTGTCCTTGGCGAGCTGCGCAGCTTCCAGCGGGCTGTACAGCTTGCTCTTGTCGACCTGTTCCGCGGCGGCGCGGTAGGCCTTGCTCTTCTGTGCCATTGCTCTGTTCTTTCTCCGTGAATGATGTTCGGGTTAGTGGTTGCTGGGCCGAGCCGGCCCTCCCACGGTGTCGCGGCTGGATCAGCCCTCGACGTTGATCCCCATCGACCGTGCAGTACCGGCGATGATCTTCGCGGCCTGGTCGATGTCGTTGGCGTTGAGGTCTTCCTGCTTGGTCTTCGCGATCTCACGGACCTGGTCCATGCTGACCTTGCCGACCTTGTTGGTGTGCGGCTCGCCGGAGCCCTTCTGCACACCGGCAGCCTTGAGCAGGAGCTTCGCAGCCGGCGGGGTCTTCAACTTGAAGTCGAACGAGCGATCTTCGTATACGAAGATCTCCACCGGGATGACGTTGCCACGCTGCGACTCGGTCGCCGCGTTGTACGCCTTGCAGAACTCCATGATGTTCACGCCGTGCT contains:
- the rplK gene encoding 50S ribosomal protein L11, with the protein product MPPKKKKLAGIIKLQIQAGQANPAPPVGPALGQHGVNIMEFCKAYNAATESQRGNVIPVEIFVYEDRSFDFKLKTPPAAKLLLKAAGVQKGSGEPHTNKVGKVSMDQVREIAKTKQEDLNANDIDQAAKIIAGTARSMGINVEG